In one Macadamia integrifolia cultivar HAES 741 unplaced genomic scaffold, SCU_Mint_v3 scaffold2667, whole genome shotgun sequence genomic region, the following are encoded:
- the LOC122067013 gene encoding probable non-intrinsic ABC protein 5 isoform X3 yields the protein MDNEKYNIILEACSLKKDLELFAFGDQTIIGERGLNLSGGQKQRFQIARALYHDADIYLLDDPFSVVVAHTGTHLFKECLLGILGSKTVIYVTHQLEFLSSADLILVMKDGRITQTGKYEEIYKSGSDFIELVGSHKKALTVLNFVERKTTLDNLIIGEENDNILCSDKPIEDDEEREPKNCKTEKPTMSEGQLVQEEKREKGRVSLSIYWKYVTAA from the exons ATGGACAATGAAAAGTATAATATTATCCTTGAAGCATGTTCATTGAAAAAGGACTTAGAATTGTTTGCCTTCGGTGACCAAACTATCATAGGGGAGAGGGGACTCAACTTAAGTGGTGGGCAGAAGCAAAGATTCCAGATTGCACGTGCTTTATACCATGATGCCGATATTTATCTTCTTGATGATCCTTTTAGTGTTGTGGTCGCTCACACAGGAACTCATCTATTTAAG GAGTGTTTACTAGGAATTTTGGGTTCAAAAACAGTAATTTATGTTACCCATCAACTAGAGTTTTTATCTTCTGCTGATCTTATTCTG GTTATGAAAGATGGAAGGATTACTCAAACAGGAAAGTATGAAGAAATTTATAAATCAGGATCTGACTTTATAGAATTAGTAGGTTCACACAAGAAAGCTTTGACAGTACTTAATTTTGTCGAACGTAAAACTACTTTGGATAATTTAATTATTGGTgaagaaaatgataatattTTGTGTAGTGATAAACCTattgaagatgatgaggaaAGAGAACCCAAAAACTGCAAAACTGAAAAGCCAACTATGTCAGAAGGGCAGcttgtccaagaagaaaaaagagaaaagggtagagTTAGTCTTTCAATCTATTGGAAGTACGTTACTGCTGCATAG
- the LOC122067013 gene encoding probable non-intrinsic ABC protein 5 isoform X4, which yields MDNEKYNIILEACSLKKDLELFAFGDQTIIGERGLNLSGGQKQRFQIARALYHDADIYLLDDPFSVVVAHTGTHLFKECLLGILGSKTVIYVTHQLEFLSSADLILVMKDGRITQTGKYEEIYKSGSDFIEL from the exons ATGGACAATGAAAAGTATAATATTATCCTTGAAGCATGTTCATTGAAAAAGGACTTAGAATTGTTTGCCTTCGGTGACCAAACTATCATAGGGGAGAGGGGACTCAACTTAAGTGGTGGGCAGAAGCAAAGATTCCAGATTGCACGTGCTTTATACCATGATGCCGATATTTATCTTCTTGATGATCCTTTTAGTGTTGTGGTCGCTCACACAGGAACTCATCTATTTAAG GAGTGTTTACTAGGAATTTTGGGTTCAAAAACAGTAATTTATGTTACCCATCAACTAGAGTTTTTATCTTCTGCTGATCTTATTCTG GTTATGAAAGATGGAAGGATTACTCAAACAGGAAAGTATGAAGAAATTTATAAATCAGGATCTGACTTTATAGAATTA TGA
- the LOC122067013 gene encoding ABC transporter C family member 3-like isoform X1 → MDNEKYNIILEACSLKKDLELFAFGDQTIIGERGLNLSGGQKQRFQIARALYHDADIYLLDDPFSVVVAHTGTHLFKKYYICASRELARLCGVCQAPIVQHFAESILGSTTIRCFNQEERFMDTNFKLVDAYSRPKFHFSSAMEWLCFRMDMLATITYATFLVFLISMPTGMLSPGVAGLAVTYGLGFSMHGVIWDLTVLENNIISVERILQYSYIPSEAPLLVEENRPGHEWPSQGKVEIVDLQVQYGPHLPLVLRGVTCTFPGGMKIGIVGRMGSGKSTLVQTLFRMLEPTAGQIWIDGINIFNIGLHDLQSRLSIIPQDPTMFGGTLRSNLDPLEEYTDEEIWEVSFFFFFFLI, encoded by the exons ATGGACAATGAAAAGTATAATATTATCCTTGAAGCATGTTCATTGAAAAAGGACTTAGAATTGTTTGCCTTCGGTGACCAAACTATCATAGGGGAGAGGGGACTCAACTTAAGTGGTGGGCAGAAGCAAAGATTCCAGATTGCACGTGCTTTATACCATGATGCCGATATTTATCTTCTTGATGATCCTTTTAGTGTTGTGGTCGCTCACACAGGAACTCATCTATTTAAG AAATACTACATATGTGCATCAAGAGAACTAGCACGGCTATGTGGAGTATGCCAGGCTCCAATTGTACAACATTTTGCTGAATCCATATTAGGTTCAACCACAATTAGATGCTTCAATCAAGAAGAAAGGTTTATGGATACAAACTTCAAGCTGGTGGATGCATATTCTAGGcccaaatttcatttttctagtGCAATGGAGTGGTTATGCTTTCGCATGGATATGCTAGCAACCATCACATATGCCAcctttttggttttcttgatcTCAATGCCAACGGGAATGCTTAGTCCTG GTGTTGCCGGTTTAGCAGTCACATATGGGCTTGGTTTCAGTATGCATGGGGTCATATGGGATCTTACAGTTCTTGAGAATAATATCATATCTGTTGAGAGAATACTACAATATTCCTACATCCCTAGCGAAGCTCCTCTGTTGGTAGAAGAAAATAGGCCAGGTCATGAATGGCCATCACAAGGAAAAGTTGAGATTGTTGATTTGCAA GTCCAATATggcccacaccttcctcttgtcTTGCGAGGTGTCACATGTACTTTCCCTGGAGGGATGAAGATTGGCATCGTTGGGCGAATGGGAAGTGGTAAATCAACACTCGTACAGACTCTCTTTCGTATGCTTGAACCTACAGCCGGTCAGATTTGGATAGATGGTATCAACATCTTTAACATTGGCCTTCATGACTTACAGTCAAGATTGAGCATCATCCCGCAAGATCCCACAATGTTTGGCGGGACTCTAAGAAGTAATCTTGACCCGCTTGAAGAATATACTGATGAAGAGATTTGGgaggtgagtttttttttttttttttttctcatttga
- the LOC122067013 gene encoding ABC transporter C family member 3-like isoform X2 — protein sequence MHILCSNVIFLFYSTWKDSKSASTDQNALDTTIPIQIEELLMSLIRFLGTMAVMSQVEWKILIVFIPMTVTCIWYQKYYICASRELARLCGVCQAPIVQHFAESILGSTTIRCFNQEERFMDTNFKLVDAYSRPKFHFSSAMEWLCFRMDMLATITYATFLVFLISMPTGMLSPGVAGLAVTYGLGFSMHGVIWDLTVLENNIISVERILQYSYIPSEAPLLVEENRPGHEWPSQGKVEIVDLQVQYGPHLPLVLRGVTCTFPGGMKIGIVGRMGSGKSTLVQTLFRMLEPTAGQIWIDGINIFNIGLHDLQSRLSIIPQDPTMFGGTLRSNLDPLEEYTDEEIWEVSFFFFFFLI from the exons ATGCATATTCTGTGCTCcaatgtcatttttttattctactCCACGTGGAAGGATTCTAAATCAG CATCCACAGATCAAAATGCACTTGATACCACTATTCCAATTCAAATTGAAGAACTTCTTATGTCACTCATACGATTCTTAGGAACTATGGCAGTAATGTCACAAGTTGAGTGGAAAATATTAATAGTTTTTATTCCGATGACTGTGACATGCATATGGTATCAG AAATACTACATATGTGCATCAAGAGAACTAGCACGGCTATGTGGAGTATGCCAGGCTCCAATTGTACAACATTTTGCTGAATCCATATTAGGTTCAACCACAATTAGATGCTTCAATCAAGAAGAAAGGTTTATGGATACAAACTTCAAGCTGGTGGATGCATATTCTAGGcccaaatttcatttttctagtGCAATGGAGTGGTTATGCTTTCGCATGGATATGCTAGCAACCATCACATATGCCAcctttttggttttcttgatcTCAATGCCAACGGGAATGCTTAGTCCTG GTGTTGCCGGTTTAGCAGTCACATATGGGCTTGGTTTCAGTATGCATGGGGTCATATGGGATCTTACAGTTCTTGAGAATAATATCATATCTGTTGAGAGAATACTACAATATTCCTACATCCCTAGCGAAGCTCCTCTGTTGGTAGAAGAAAATAGGCCAGGTCATGAATGGCCATCACAAGGAAAAGTTGAGATTGTTGATTTGCAA GTCCAATATggcccacaccttcctcttgtcTTGCGAGGTGTCACATGTACTTTCCCTGGAGGGATGAAGATTGGCATCGTTGGGCGAATGGGAAGTGGTAAATCAACACTCGTACAGACTCTCTTTCGTATGCTTGAACCTACAGCCGGTCAGATTTGGATAGATGGTATCAACATCTTTAACATTGGCCTTCATGACTTACAGTCAAGATTGAGCATCATCCCGCAAGATCCCACAATGTTTGGCGGGACTCTAAGAAGTAATCTTGACCCGCTTGAAGAATATACTGATGAAGAGATTTGGgaggtgagtttttttttttttttttttctcatttga
- the LOC122067014 gene encoding polygalacturonase non-catalytic subunit AroGP2-like, translating to MKFQGSQAENAFSQYWIENIGHRLPPHWLAAKASPLSLHQMAVFMKLIEENELSSHLHSFCKQANIACFTNTLLKKTMENTTLPPIAQWNSVRIVYELTPSENIPLSTAKQGGLPFFRESMVKEGGFMPIPDLRDPISYRSFLPRPLASKIPFSFARIDELKKLLGVVDESNMDNYIKATVETCEKSAIQGEQFTCVTSAEDLIDFVVKKLGHHVHLWSTESIEGSYENVTIGAVKLIYGNLSEPPIICHSQPFPFQVYYCHILQKVKLYAVVIHARKKVNHVTMACHHDTSIWSPNHHAFQMLGFGPGLIEVCHWINENVVVWTKSSLG from the coding sequence atgaAATTTCAGGGTTCTCAAGCTGAAAATGCCTTCTCACAGTACTGGATAGAGAATATTGGTCATCGACTCCCTCCACATTGGTTAGCTGCAAAGGCTTCTCCATTAAGCCTCCATCAGATGGCAGTGTTTATGAAACTTATAGAAGAAAATGAATTGTCTTCTCACCTACATTCATTCTGCAAGCAGGCTAATATTGCTTGTTTTACAAATACACTTCTGAAGAAGACAATGGAAAACACAACCCTGCCACCAATAGCACAATGGAATTCTGTGAGAATAGTTTATGAACTCACTCCAAGTGAAAACATACCCCTCTCGACTGCCAAGCAAGGGGGATTGCCATTTTTCCGGGAGTCAATGGTGAAAGAGGGTGGTTTCATGCCTATCCCTGATCTAAGAGACCCAATATCATATAGATCATTTTTACCGCGGCCTCTAGcatcaaaaatcccattttcctttgcCCGGATTGATGAATTAAAGAAGCTTTTGGGTGTGGTTGACGAATCAAACATGGATAACTATATTAAAGCTACAGTTGAGACATGCGAAAAAAGCGCTATTCAAGGCGAGCAGTTCACTTGTGTGACTTCAGCCGAGGATCTAATCGATTTTGTTGTCAAAAAATTAGGACACCATGTACACCTATGGAGTACTGAAAGCATTGAAGGATCTtatgagaatgtcacaattggagctgtgaaactcatatatGGAAACCTCTCTGAACCACCAATCATATGTCATAGTCAGCCATTCCCATTTCAAGTCTACTATTGCCATATTTTACAGAAAGTAAAACTATATGCAGTTGTTATACATGCTaggaagaaagtgaatcatGTGACCATGGCATGTCACCATGACACATCAATTTGGAGTCCAAACCATCATGCTTTTCAGATGCTAGGTTTTGGCCCTGGCCTAATTGAAGTTTGTCATTGGATAAATGAGAATGTAGTAGTCTGGACAAAGAGCAGTCTAGGTTGA
- the LOC122067011 gene encoding ABC transporter C family member 3-like — translation MGPLLALGYNKTLDLEDIPQLDNCDRANVVFAHFRNKLEPDDNGGLANTFKLVKALILSTWKQILCTALLSIVCTLASFVGPYLIYAFVQYLNSNHQIKYKGYALVFIFFLSKLIRCLSERHLFFQLRKMFNLMSIDVERIGLFSWYLHDVWRVPIQVILALLILYKFFGLASLITLVPTMILLFANVPLGKLQEKFQEELMDSKDQRMKLTSEALRNMRILKLHGWEMKFLAKIIELRNFETRWLKKLLYLSALISFVYLSSPMFVSMVTFGFCVLMGIPLESGNILTAIATFEMLQEPIYGIPDLISMTVQTKISLDRIASFLCLDVLHLNILQKLPIQDSAKIAVEIVNGNFSWDLHSHNLTLKNLNFQVYRGMCVAICGPVGSGKSSLLSCILGEVPKVSGAIKLNGTKAYVAQSPWIQSGTIEDNILFGKEMEKTRYMMVLEACSLKNDLELFAFGDQTIIGERGINLSGGQKQRIQIARALYHDADIYLLDDPFSAVDAHTGAHLFKECLQGILDSKTVIYVTHQIEFLPSADLILVMKAGMITQAGKYKEILNSGTDLMDLVGTHKKVLAVLNSIECRAVMDNLIIGEEDSSMLCNEKPIQEDEQREPKNDKTEKWVQPVGQLVQEKKRDKGRVGLSIYCKYVTAAYKGVFVPLILLVQVLFQLLLIVSSYWMVWATPISEDVQPHVRGSTIIFIYMALILGSSLCILVRSILIITIGYKTATLLFNKMHLNIFRAPMSFFDSTPSGRILNRASIDQSALDVSIPHNIEEFLMSFIGFLGTIIVMSQVGWQMLIVFIPMTMICICYQQYFIPTARELTRLVGVSQTPITQHFTESMLGSTTIRCFDQEERFMDTNFKLVDGYSRPKLHFSGAVEWLCFRMDMLASITYAIFLIVLISMPKTVLNPGIAGFAVTYGLGFSMHVVIWVFTNLENKIISIERILQYAYIPSEPPLLVKENRPSHEWPSQGQVDIVDVQVQYAPHPPLVLRGLTCTFSGGMKIGIVGRTGSGKSTLGQALFRMVEPTTGHIRIDGINISKIGLHDLRSRLSIIPQDPTMFEGTLRSNLDPLEEYTDEQIWEALDRCHLSDEVRKKEGKLDSSVTENGENWSMGQRQLVCLGRVLLKKSKLLVLDEATASVDTTTDYLIQKTLSEQFSGSTVITIAHRITSILNTDKVLVLDNGRVLEYDSPAKLLQIKSSSFAKLVKEYTQKFSS, via the exons ATGGGCCCTTTGCTTGCACTCGGGTATAATAAAACACTAGATCTTGAAGATATTCCTCAACTTGACAATTGTGATAGGGCCAATGTGGTGTTTGcccattttagaaataaacttgAACCTGATGATAATGGTGGACTGGCAAACACATTCAAGTTAGTGAAGGCATTGATTCTGTCAACATGGAAACAAATTCTATGTACGGCTCTACTCTCCATCGTATGCACATTGGCTTCTTTTGTTGGACCATACCTCATTTATGCCTTTGTTCAGTATCTCAACAGCAATCACCAGATAAAATATAAAGGCTACGCAttagtgtttattttctttctttcgaaGCTCATAAGGTGCCTCTCAGAGAGGCACTTGTTCTTTCAATTACGAAAGATGT TTAATTTGATGAGTATTGATGTTGAGAGAATTGGCCTTTTCAGTTGGTACTTGCACGATGTATGGAGGGTACCTATTCAGGTTATCCTAGCATTACTGATATTGTATAAGTTTTTTGGGCTCGCTTCACTTATAACTTTGGTTCCCACAATGATTTTGTTGTTTGCAAATGTACCACTAGGAAAACTACAAGAGAAATTTCAGGAAGAATTGATGGATTCAAAGGATCAAAGGATGAAATTGACATCTGAAGCTTTGAGGAATATGAGGATTCTCAAACTTCATGGTTGGGAGATGAAGTTCTTGGCTAAGATAATTGAGCTTAGGAACTTTGAAACtagatggttaaaaaaattactttatttATCAGCTTTGATTTCCTTTGTCTACTTGTCTTCTCCCATGTTTGTGTccatggttacttttgggttcTGTGTGCTTATGGGAATCCCTTTAGAGTCGGGGAACATTCTAACTGCAATTGCTACATTTGAGATGTTGCAAGAGCCCATTTATGGTATCCCAGATCTAATCTCCATGACAGTTCAGACCAAAATCTCCCTTGATAGAATAGCATCATTCCTTTGTCTTGATGTTCTTCATCTAAATATATTACAGAAGCTTCCAATACAAGATAGTGCTAAGATTGCAGTTGAGATAGTAAATGGGAATTTCTCTTGGGACCTTCATTCCCATAATCTCACATTAAAAAATCTTAATTTTCAAGTGTACCGCGGTATGTGCGTAGCTATTTGTGGTCCTGTTGGGTCAGGCAAGTCAAGCCTATTGTCATGCATATTGGGAGAAGTTCCAAAGGTATCTGGAGCCATTAAGTTGAATGGGACGAAGGCCTATGTTGCACAATCACCTTGGATACAGAGTGGTACGATAGAAGACAATATATTGTTTGGTAAGGAGATGGAAAAGACAAGGTACATGATGGTCCTTGAAGCATGTTCATTAAAAAATGACCTAGAATTGTTTGCCTTTGGAGACCAAACTATCataggggagagggggatcaatTTAAGTGGTGGGCAGAAGCAAAGAATTCAAATTGCACGTGCTTTGTACCATGATGCTGATATTTATCTACTTGATGATCCTTTTAGTGCTGTGGATGCTCATACAGGAGCTCATCTATTTAAG GAGTGTTTGCAAGGAATTTTGGATTCAAAAACCGTAATTTATGTTACTCATCAAATAGAGTTTTTACCTTCTGCTGATCTTATTCTG GTAATGAAAGCTGGAATGATTACTCAAGCAGGAAAGTACAAAGAAATTCTTAATTCAGGAACTGACCTTATGGACCTAGTGGGAACACATAAGAAAGTTTTGGCAGTCCTTAATTCTATCGAATGTAGGGCTGTTATGGATAATTTAATTATTGGTGAGGAAGATAGTAGTATGCTATGTAATGAGAAACCTATTCAAGAAGATGAACAAAGGGAAccaaaaaatgataaaacagaaaaatgggTTCAACCGGTAGGGCAGCttgttcaagaaaaaaaaagagataaaggTAGAGTTGGTCTTTCAATCTATTGCAAGTATGTTACCGCTGCATATAAAGGGGTTTTTGTACCATtgatattgttggtacaagTTCTTTTTCAACTTCTTCTAATAGTCAGCAGTTATTGGATGGTGTGGGCTACTCCTATTTCAGAGGATGTGCAACCTCATGTTAGAGGATCTACCATTATCTTTATTTATATGGCTCTGATCCTTGGAAGCTCTCTCTGCATACTTGTAAGATCCATACTCATCATAACAATTGGATACAAGACAGCCACTTTGCTTTTCAACAAAATGCATTTGAACATTTTCCGTGCTCCCATGTCATTTTTCGATTCTACTCCAAGTGGAAGGATTCTAAATCGG GCATCTATAGATCAAAGTGCACTTGATGTATCTATTCCACATAACATTGAAGAATTTCTCATGTCATTCATAGGATTCTTGGGAACTATTATAGTAATGTCACAGGTTGGATGGCAAATGCTGATAGTTTTCATTCCAATGACTATGATATGCATCTGCTACCAG CAATACTTTATACCTACAGCACGAGAACTAACGCGACTAGTCGGAGTATCCCAAACTCCAATTACACAACATTTTACAGAATCTATGTTAGGTTCGACCACAATCAGATGTTTTGATCAAGAAGAGAGGTTTATGGACACAAACTTTAAGCTAGTGGATGGGTATTCTAGGCCCAAACTCCATTTCTCGGGTGCGGTGGAGTGGTTATGCTTCCGCATGGATATGTTAGCatccatcacatatgccatcTTTTTGATTGTCTTGATCTCAATGCCTAAGACAGTTCTCAATCCTG GTATTGCGGGTTTTGCAGTCACATATGGACTTGGTTTCAGTATGCATGTTGTCATATGGGTTTTTACTaatcttgaaaataaaatcatatctATTGAGAGGATACTACAGTATGCATACATCCCTAGTGAACCCCCTCTGTTGGTAAAAGAAAATCGGCCAAGTCATGAGTGGCCATCACAAGGTCAAGTTGATATTGTTGATGTGCAG GTCCAATATGCTCCCCACCCTCCTCTTGTCTTACGTGGTCTCACTTGCACTTTTTCCGGAGGGATGAAGATTGGCATTGTTGGACGAACAGGAAGTGGTAAATCAACTCTCGGACAAGCTCTCTTTCGTATGGTTGAACCAACAACTGGTCACATTAGGATAGATGGTATCAACATCTCTAAGATTGGCCTTCATGACTTGCGGTCAAGGTTGAGCATCATCCCACAAGATCCCACAATGTTTGAGGGGACTCTAAGAAGTAATCTTGACCCACTTGAAGAGTACACTGATGAACAAATATGGgag gctttAGATAGATGCCACCTCAGTGATGAAGttagaaagaaggaagggaaacTTGATTCTTCAG TGACtgagaatggagagaattggaGCATGGGTCAAAGGCAACTAGTCTGTTTAGGACGAGTATTACTCAAGAAGAGCAAATTGTTAGTACTCGATGAAGCTACTGCATCAGTGGATACAACAACTGATTATCTAATTCAGAAAACACTTAGTGAACAATTCTCAGGGTCTACTGTCATCACAATCGCACATAGGATAACATCAATTCTTAATACCGATAAGGTCCTCGTTCTCGATAATG GTCGTGTATTGGAATACGATTCTCCAGCCAAATTGTTACAGATCAAGTCCTCGTCATTCGCAAAGCTTGTTAAGGAGTATACTCAAAAATTTAGTTCTTAG